One genomic window of Misgurnus anguillicaudatus chromosome 12, ASM2758022v2, whole genome shotgun sequence includes the following:
- the dclk1a gene encoding serine/threonine-protein kinase DCLK1a isoform X5 — MLQYEVNGTSANHLSTPHSAKSPSPSPASPGNLIKHGGSQQSGSSLSLASTKVCSMDEEEGPVSDAEPVDETQIPTVPSSISDRYKVGRMIGDGNFAVVHECVEHSTGRAYALKIINKGKCRGKEHMIQNEVDILRRVKHPNIVLLIEEMETYSELYLVMELVKGGDLFDAITSANRYTERDASGMLYNLTNAIKYLHSLNIVHRDIKPENLLVYEHQDGSKSLKLGDFGLATVVDGPLYTVCGTPTYVAPEIIAETGYGLKVDIWAAGVITYILLCGFPPFRGSTEDQEALFDQILLGQLEFPPPYWDNVSDSAKELIVSMLQVEVDQRYTALQVLEHPWVTNDGLSENEHHLLVAGKIRKHFNTGPKPCNNTPGVSVMTTTALDKERQIFRRGRHQNVSAAPRTTQPTCSLHIPAFTPRLYLDPSQPPVGLPAPTLNSCPSTTTATPESEDFSGCSTETVRSLLSPF; from the exons ATGCTGCAATACGAAG TAAATGGGACATCGGCCAATCACCTGTCCACACCTCATTCTGCAAAATCGCCCAGTCCGTCTCCTGCCAGCCCGGGGAACCTGATCAAACACGGG GGATCCCAGCAAAGTGGTTCCTCGCTCTCATTGGCTTCTACCAAAGTCTGCAGTATGGATGAGGAGGAAGGACCCGTGAGTGATG CTGAGCCCGTGGACGAGACACAGATCCCAACCGTTCCAAGCTCAATTTCAGATCGGTATAAAGTTGGCCGAATGATCGGGGACGGGAACTTTGCGGTGGTCCACGAGTGTGTGGAGCATTCGACTGGCAGAGCGTACGCTCTGAAGATCATCAACAAAGGCAAATGCAGAGGAAAG GAGCATATGATCCAAAATGAGGTGGACATCCTGAGAAGAGTGAAACATCCCAACATTGTGTTGTTGATCGAGGAGATGGAAACCTATAGTGAACTCTACCTGGTCATGGAGCTTGTTAAGGGAG GAGATCTTTTTGATGCTATCACTTCCGCCAACAGATACACTGAGCGAGACGCCAGTGGCATGTTGTACAACCTAACCAACGCTATCAAGTATTTACACAGCCTTAACATCGTCCATAGAGACATCAAGCCAGAGAACCTTTTG GTGTATGAACATCAAGATGGAAGTAAATCGCTGAAGCTGGGAGACTTTGGCTTGGCAACAGTGGTAGACGGGCCCTTATATACTGTCTGTGGTACACCCACATATGTAGCACCAGAGATTATTGCAGAGACCGG GTATGGCCTTAAGGTAGATATTTGGGCTGCTGGAGTCATCACGTATATTCTCCTCTGTGGCTTTCCTCCATTTCGTGG AAGTACAGAAGATCAAGAGGCCTTGTTTGATCAGATTCTCCTGGGCCAGTTAGAATTTCCTCCTCCATACTGGGACAATGTATCAGATTCAGCTAAA GAGCTAATAGTGTCTATGCTGCAAGTGGAAGTAGATCAGAGATACACAGCGCTGCAGGTGCTTGAACATCCTTGGGTCACT AATGACGGTCTGTCAGAAAATGAACACCATCTGTTGGTGGCAGGAAAGATCAGGAAGCACTTTAACACAGGCCCCAAACCCTGCAACAACACTCCTGGAGTATCTGTTATGACG ACCACCGCTCTTGATAAGGAGAGGCAGATTTTCCGACGAGGACGCCACCAGAATGTGAGCGCAGCTCCTCGGACCACCCAGCCGACCTGTAGCCTCCACATCCCAGCCTTTACACCCCGTCTGTACCTCGACCCGTCCCAACCGCCCGTCGGGCTCCCAGCCCCCACACTCAATTCATGCCCCTCAACAACCACCGCCACGCCCGAGTCTGAGGACTTTTCCGGCTGCTCCACAGAGACTGTTCGCTCCCTCCTCTCTCCTTTCTAG
- the dclk1a gene encoding serine/threonine-protein kinase DCLK1a isoform X8, which produces MLQYEVNGTSANHLSTPHSAKSPSPSPASPGNLIKHGGSQQSGSSLSLASTKVCSMDEEEGPVSDAEPVDETQIPTVPSSISDRYKVGRMIGDGNFAVVHECVEHSTGRAYALKIINKGKCRGKEHMIQNEVDILRRVKHPNIVLLIEEMETYSELYLVMELVKGGDLFDAITSANRYTERDASGMLYNLTNAIKYLHSLNIVHRDIKPENLLVYEHQDGSKSLKLGDFGLATVVDGPLYTVCGTPTYVAPEIIAETGYGLKVDIWAAGVITYILLCGFPPFRGSTEDQEALFDQILLGQLEFPPPYWDNVSDSAKELIVSMLQVEVDQRYTALQVLEHPWVTNDGLSENEHHLLVAGKIRKHFNTGPKPCNNTPGVSVMTLDHDFSMQRSGSLDFYQNPGMFWIRPPLLIRRGRFSDEDATRM; this is translated from the exons ATGCTGCAATACGAAG TAAATGGGACATCGGCCAATCACCTGTCCACACCTCATTCTGCAAAATCGCCCAGTCCGTCTCCTGCCAGCCCGGGGAACCTGATCAAACACGGG GGATCCCAGCAAAGTGGTTCCTCGCTCTCATTGGCTTCTACCAAAGTCTGCAGTATGGATGAGGAGGAAGGACCCGTGAGTGATG CTGAGCCCGTGGACGAGACACAGATCCCAACCGTTCCAAGCTCAATTTCAGATCGGTATAAAGTTGGCCGAATGATCGGGGACGGGAACTTTGCGGTGGTCCACGAGTGTGTGGAGCATTCGACTGGCAGAGCGTACGCTCTGAAGATCATCAACAAAGGCAAATGCAGAGGAAAG GAGCATATGATCCAAAATGAGGTGGACATCCTGAGAAGAGTGAAACATCCCAACATTGTGTTGTTGATCGAGGAGATGGAAACCTATAGTGAACTCTACCTGGTCATGGAGCTTGTTAAGGGAG GAGATCTTTTTGATGCTATCACTTCCGCCAACAGATACACTGAGCGAGACGCCAGTGGCATGTTGTACAACCTAACCAACGCTATCAAGTATTTACACAGCCTTAACATCGTCCATAGAGACATCAAGCCAGAGAACCTTTTG GTGTATGAACATCAAGATGGAAGTAAATCGCTGAAGCTGGGAGACTTTGGCTTGGCAACAGTGGTAGACGGGCCCTTATATACTGTCTGTGGTACACCCACATATGTAGCACCAGAGATTATTGCAGAGACCGG GTATGGCCTTAAGGTAGATATTTGGGCTGCTGGAGTCATCACGTATATTCTCCTCTGTGGCTTTCCTCCATTTCGTGG AAGTACAGAAGATCAAGAGGCCTTGTTTGATCAGATTCTCCTGGGCCAGTTAGAATTTCCTCCTCCATACTGGGACAATGTATCAGATTCAGCTAAA GAGCTAATAGTGTCTATGCTGCAAGTGGAAGTAGATCAGAGATACACAGCGCTGCAGGTGCTTGAACATCCTTGGGTCACT AATGACGGTCTGTCAGAAAATGAACACCATCTGTTGGTGGCAGGAAAGATCAGGAAGCACTTTAACACAGGCCCCAAACCCTGCAACAACACTCCTGGAGTATCTGTTATGACG CTCGACCATGACTTTTCCATGCAGAGATCAGGGTCATTGGATTTCTATCAAAACCCGGGAATGTTCTGGATAAG ACCACCGCTCTTGATAAGGAGAGGCAGATTTTCCGACGAGGACGCCACCAGAATGTGA